A segment of the Lactobacillus sp. ESL0700 genome:
TAACGCTGTCAATCGAATGATTGATGATGGTGTGCAAGGGGTTTCCTTTGTTGCTGCAAATACTGATGTTCAAGCACTTAACAGCAATAAAGCAGAAACCAAAATTCAGTTAGGGCCTAAATTGACCAGGGGATTGGGTGCTGGTTCGCATCCAGAAGTTGGTCAAAAGGCAGCTGAAGAAAGTGAACAAACAATTGAGGATGCCCTTAAAGGTGCTGATATGATCTTTATCACTGCCGGAATGGGTGGTGGTACTGGTACTGGTGCTGCTCCAATCGTTGCCAAAATTGCTCGCGAAACTGGCGCTTTGACTGTTGGGGTAGTAACCCGCCCGTTCACTTTTGAAGGCCCTAAACGTTCTAAAAACGCAACTGAAGGTATTGCCCAATTAAAGCAGTATGTTGATACATTAGTTATTATTGCTAATAATCGCTTGCTTGAAATGGTTGACAAAAAGACACCGATGATGGACGCCTTTAAAGAAGCTGACAATGTCTTAAAACAAGGTGTTCAAGGTATTTCCGATTTGATTACCTCAACTGACTATGTTAACTTGGACTTCGCTGACGTTAAGACAGTGATGGCTAACCAAGGTGCTGCTTTGATGGGAATTGGCCGTGCTAGTGGCGAAAACAGAACGGTTGAAGCTACTAAATTGGCGATTTCCTCACCACTACTTGAGGTTTCAATTGATGGTGCTAAGCAAGTACTGCTCAACATCACTGGTGGCCCAGACTTAACATTGTTTGAAGCTCAGGATGCTTCTGAAATTGTGTCTAAGGCAGCTGGCGATGATGTTAACATTATCTTTGGTACGTCGATTAACCCTAACTTGGGTGACGAAGTTGTCGTAACTGTTATTGCAACTGGGATTAGTTCGCAAGCTGAAGAAGAAGCTTCTAAGCAGCTTCCGGGTCGCAGTCACCAAGTTAAAGCACAACAGTCAAGTGATATTACTCGTGAAAAGGCAGAGCCGCAAAACCAACAAGTAATGAATCATGAACAAACTGCTGAGCAAACACAAGTTAAATCTGCACCAAAGCATGAACCAATGGTTGATCCAACTAGTGTTTGGGGCTTGAATAATGACAGTCACGAAGCAAGACGGTCAACACCAAACATTAGCCAAAATGATGGTTTTAATTCATTTGACGATGATGATCAGAGCAGTATTTCACAAATTGAAACTAGTGCCCAAGATGATGATACTGATGATATTCCATTTTTTAGGCACCGTGGTGAGAACTAATAGGAGGCAAAAAAATTGGCTTTTAGTAAAATAGGTAAATTTTTCGGCATTTCTGATGAAGACGATGACATGCTTGATGGTGAAGAATATCTCGATGATCAAGAAATTGACAACGACACTATTCCAGCCAATACGATTGATCATGATAAGGTGGTTTCAATTAAGTCAGGGATGAATGCTGCTAAAAGTAAAATTGTCCTGTATGAACCACGAGTCTATTCTGATGCTAAGGATGTTGCCCAAAATTTGCTGAATAACAAGGCAGTGATCATTAATTTTAGTAGAATGGAAGATACATCTGCTAGACGAATTGTTGATTTTATCACAGGAACGGTGTATGCCCTTAATGGTGAAATTCAACGCATTGGTGACAAAATATTTTTGGCAACACCGCCTAAGTTTGTCACTAATGGGAAAATTAGTGAATTAGTTGATAAGAAAGATAACTTAAGTTAATGCTCACAATAATTTCTTATATTTTAAGTGCAGTCAACTGGCTGATTTGGCTTTACAGCATTATTATGGTGATTGATGCAATCTTGAGTTGGGTACCGTTTTTGCGGGATTCAGCTGTTGGCAGAATTCTTAATCGCATAATTGATCCTTACCTGAATATTTTTCGTAAGGGGCCAGTGCAAAGATTATCTTACGCAACGGGATTAGATTTATCTTTCCTATTGGGATTATTAGTTCTTTACTTTGTGCAGGATTATGCTCTTAATTGGTTAGCTAACATTCTCTTTCGGGTGCTAGGCTAATGATGAAAAGACAGGCAAGCAGCTTTTACCCACACTTTGATTCAGAAGAAAAGTCGACTGTTGACAAAATGGTCGGCTTTTTTAATCAGGTTATTTTTAAGCACGAGGCAATTCTAACGGACTTTTTAGACCCAGCACAAAGGGACATTTTAAAAACGGTCGCTGGTGGTGACTTGCTGGTGCAGGAATTTGGTGGCTACACTGATGCGGAGAAAAAGCGCGTTTATTTAAGTGAGGATTGGGTTAATTTAATGCCCGCGGATTATCAGGTAACGGCTTGTGAAATTTATTATCCTAGTAAATTTACCCAGTTAACTCATAGTTCAATTTTAGGAACATTGGCTAATTCCGGTGTTGAGACAGATACCTTCGGGGATATTATTACTGATGGCGCTGGCAAATGGCAGTTTTTTATAAAAACTGAACTGCTCGATTTTTTTACGCAGCAGATTGACCGCATTGGTCACACGCAGGTTAAAGTGCGTTCAGTTTTACCAAAAGAAATTTTAGTGCCAGAAGATGATAGTCAAATTGTTCCGCTAATTGTTGCTTCGCTTAGAATTGACGCGGTTTTAGCTGGGATTAGCAAGAACAGTCGCGGGCAATTAAAAGACGCAATTAATGCTAATTTAGTAAAATTAAATTGGCATGGAGTGAAAGATTCTAATATAATAGTAAAAGTAGGTGATGTTCTCAGCTTAAGGCACTTTGGAAGAAGTCAAATTATGGACATTACAACAACTAAAAAAGGTAAATATAGGGTGGTGCTAAAACTGTGGCAGACAAAAAAACACAAGCAAAAAGATTAACGCCAATGGACATTCACAATCAAGAATTTAAAAAGCGTGGACTTAACGGTTATGATCGTCGAGAAGTCGACAGTTTTTTAGATCAGGTTGTTGATGATTATGGTGATGCGTTAGATCAAACGGTTGATTTAAAAAATAATATTGTTAGCTTAAAGGATCAAGTTGCAAAATTGCAAACGCAGATTAACCAATATCAGCAGACTAAAGAAGATGCTGAGCAGGCAGTTGTTCGCGCGCAAGAGCAAGCACAAAAAATTATTCAGAACGCGACGCAACAAGCAGCAATTAATACTGATTACGAAAAGCAGCAACAAAAAACCATTAATAATGATTATGAACGGCTAAAGAAAGAAATAGCTGGTTATCGCAATCATCTTCAAGATTTGCTGCAAACGGCGATTGATAATTTAAGTGATGAAAAATGGCAAAAGGCGCTCGATAAATATTTTTCAACGGAACGCTTTTACCCGCCAGATGGCTCAGAACCAATAACTTTGGTCGATGATGACGAAGATATGGATGACGATGAAGAGCTAGATGAGCTTGACAATGATGATGAAGATGACGTAAACTTTGAGGAAGACATTGAAGAGGATCAGGATCCTGATGATCCGGACCGCCCCCAGCCAATGACTGGTGATAGTCCGAGTCATGAAACTGTTAATCAGCAAACGTCTAATCTATCAGATAATGGATCTGGACCAACAATTGTTTTTCCAGATGATTATAAAGATCATAATTAATAATAGACTGACAGTAAAACTTGCAGGCAATTCAGCGAATTAGCGCTGGTGGGAGGCTAATGTAAGAGCCCAATAGTTGATCAGCTGCCTTATTTGGTCTATTTACGTCGATTGCACGATACGCAATACATAAGTGGAGCTTAATAGCTCAATTTAGGTGGTACCACGATGATAAACCTCGCCCTAATTTAGGACGAGGTCTTTTTTTTACAGAAAGGAATCTAACAATGAGAGTAAAAGATACACTCAATTTGGGTAAGACCAAATTTAAGATGCGGGGAAATCTTCCAGTTCGCGAAGCTCAATGGCAAAAAGAATGGGAAGAAAACAAATTATATGAACAAAGATTGAAGTTAAATGAGGGCAAGCCTCGTTTTGACTTACATGATGGCCCGCCATTTGCCAATGGTAATATTCACATGGGTCACGCAATGAACAAGGTTTCGAAAGATATTATTGTTCGTTATAAGAATATGGACGGCTATTATGCACCATACGTTCCAGGTTGGGATACTCACGGTTTGCCAATTGAACAACAATTAGCTAAGCAGGGAATTGACCGCAAGACAATGGATCGGGCAGAATACCGTAAGCTTTGTGAAGAATTTGCTAGAAAAGAAATTAAAAAGCAAATGGAAGACTTCAAGCGCCTAGGTGTTATGGGCGATTGGGATCACCCGTATATTACGCTGCAGCCTGAATATGAAGCCGAAGAAATTCGCGTCTTTGGTAAAATGTACGAAAAAGGTTACATTTACAAGGGTAAGAAGCCAGTTTACTGGTCACCATCAAGTGAATCAACCTTGGCTGAAGCCGAAGTGGAATATCACGATATTAAATCACCATCAATTTATGTTGCCTTTCCAGTTAAAGACGGTAAAGGAATCTTAGATAGTAAAGATACTTATTTCTTAATCTGGACCACGACACCATGGACAATCCCAACTAACCAAGGAATTACAGTTAATCCAAAATTTGATTATTCTGTTGTTCAAGTTGGTGCTAAGCGTTATGTTGTTGGTACTGACCGCTTAGAAGCTGTTGCTAAGGATCTTGACTGGACTGATTACCAAGTTGTTCAACACATGCAGGGAACTGATATGGACCGCATGGTAGCCAAGCACCCATTGTATGACCAAGATTCCTTGTTGATGAATGCACTTCACGTTACATCTAGTGATGGTACTGGTTTAGTCCATACTGCTTCTGGCTTTGGTGAAGATGACTATAACGTTGCGCAAAAATATGGCTTGCCAGTGTTCAGTCCAATGGATAACAAGGGTTGCTTTACTTCTGAAATTCCTGATCCTGACTTAGTAGGGATGTTCTATAATGACGCTAATAAAGTTGTTAGTGAAAAGCTAAAGAAATCTGGCAATTTACTTAAGTTAAGTTTCTTTACGCACTCATACCCACACGACTGGCGGACTAAGAAGCCAGTTATTTATCGGGCAACGACTCAATGGTTTGCTTCAATTAAAAAGTGCCGTGAACAAATTCTTGAACAAATCGATCAAGTTAACTTCACACCATCTTGGGGTAAGTTGCGTCTGCACAACATGATCAAGGATCGTGGTGACTGGGTAATTTCACGTCAACGGGCGTGGGGTGTTCCATTACCAATTTTCTACGCTGAAGACGATACACCAATTGTTACTCCAGAAACGATTGAACATGTTGCCCAAATCTTTGCCAAGGAAGGTTCAAATGCATGGTACACGCACACTGCTAAAGAATTGCTTCCAGAAGGATTTACTTCAGAACATTCACCAAATGGCGAATTTAGAAAAGAAACCGACATTTTGGATGTTTGGTTTGACTCTGGGTCATCACACCAAGCAGTGATGGCTTACCGTAAAGATTTGCGCTTCCCAGCTGACCTCTACCTTGAAGGTAGTGACCAATATCGTGGTTGGTTTAACTCAAGCTTAATTACTGCTGTTGCAGCAACTGGTCAAGCACCTTACAAGGGAATTTTATCGCAAGGATTTGTTCTTGATGATAAGGGTCATAAGATGTCGAAGTCTTTGGGTAACGTAATTTCACCTAATGATGTAATTAAGCAAATGGGTGCTGAAATCATTCGTCTGTGGGTTGCTTCAGTTGATACAACTTCCGATGTTGCTGTTTCTCAAGATATTTTGCGTCAAACTTCTGAAAGTTACCGTAAAATTAGAAACACATTCCGTTACATGCTTGCTAATACTAGCGACTTTGATCCAAGTAATAATCGTGTGGCTTACAAGGATATGAATTCAATTGACCAGTACATGGAAGTTAGATTGAATGACTTGGTTAAGGAATGTCTTGACAGTTACGACAGATATGATTTTAATAATGTTTATAAGAAGGTCTTTGCCTTTATTTCTAACGATTTGTCAGCCTTTTATCTGGACTTTGCCAAAGATGTTTTGTACATTGAGAGTGAAGATGGTCTTGCAAGAAGATCAATGCAAACAGTGATTTATGATGCTGCCGTTAAGTTGGCCAAAATTTTAACACCGATTTTGCCGCACACAATGGAAGAAATCTGGTCATTCTTAAAAGAGCCAGAAGACTACATTCAACTTGCAAATATGCCAGAGGTTGAGGACTTTGCCAACCGTGAAGAATTGCTCGATAACTGGAAACACTTTATGCATCTGCGCGATGATGTTTTAAAGGCACTGGAAGAAGCACGGGATAAGAAGCTAATTGGTAAGTCATTTGAAGCTGCCGTTACTATTTATCCAACTGAAGAAACTAAGACAGTTCTTAATGAATTAGATGCTAACTTCAGACAGATTCTGATTGTTTCTAAGTTGACAATTGCTGATGGCGAAGCACCAGCAGAAGCTGAGCAATTGCCAAATGCCGCAATTGTTGTTGAACATGCAGCAGGAGAGGTTTGTCCACGTTGCCGGATGATCAAGACAGATATTGGTAATGATGCTGACTTGCCTTTGCTCTGTGCACGGTGTGCAGCAATTGTTAAAGAAGACCATCCTGAAGCAGTTCAAGAAGGATTAGAAGAATAATGCGTTTAGGAACAGTAAAACAATTTGATCATGACAGCAGTTTTGGCTTTATTGAGGATGACGAAAACCATAAATCGTACTTTGTATTTTATACAGCGATTAAAGAAGAGGGCTACCGCCGTCTTCAAGTCGGCCAAAAGGTTAAGTACCAACTTGCGCAAGGCAAAAACGGTTTACAATGTGTCAATGTGTATTTAGCTGATACGCAAGAAAGTGAGTAAATGGATTTAATAGAAACTGAAATTTCTTCAAAGCAAATTTTTAAGGGGCGAATTGTCGATCTCGCTGTTAGAACAATTAAATTACCTAACGGCGCTAGTGCAACTCGCGAAGTAGTCAATCATCAACCAGCCGCAGCTGTGATTGCAGTTAATAGCAAGCAAGAGATGTTGCTAGTTGAACAATGGCGTGAACCAATTAAAGAATTGACGTTGGAGATTCCAGCTGGGTTAATCGATGAAACTGACGCAAGTCCACTTGACGCGATGAAGCGTGAACTCAACGAAGAGGGCGGCTATCGTGCTGATTATTGGGAAAAAGTTGCTGAATTTTATTCATCACCCGGTTTTACTAATGAAAAATTGCATTTATTTTATTGTGATACATTAACTAAGTTAACTGACAAACGACCGCTTGATACTGACGAATTTTTAACCAGTCACTGGTATAATTTGGCTGATTTGAAGCAGCTGTCTGCTCAAGGTAAAATTGTTGATGCTAAAACCTTGTATGCAATGAGCGTGTGGGAAAACATGCTGCTAACAGGCGAAAAAGCAAAGGAATAATATGACTGAGAAACGATCCGATTACCGCAAACAAATTAAACGTAAAAAGAATAGTGGTCTTTTACATACAATTAAGTCAGCATTCGATGATAGCGATGAAACAGTTGATGTTAACCCTGACTTTATGCGTGAGCCTGAAGAAAAAGAGCAAGTAGCGTCAAAACATGCTGCAAGATCTAAGCGTGAAAAGCAGCATCATGATACTCGTGAGTCTAGTGCGCGAACTAGTGCAAAGGCAGGCAAAAAGCAGGATACTGACAAGGCCTTGCTCTTAAAGAAAAAGCTGAATCGAGCAATTTTGATTGTAATTGTTTTAATTGTTCTGGTATTATTGGCATTGTTTCATTTATAAAGATAAAATTTTATTTGAGGACTAAGATGAAGATAGCAATTATTGTCCCAATGGCAATTGAGGCAGAATATTATCGTAAAAACTTTCACTCAGGTAACAAGGAAATGTTCGGATCAACCGTATTCGAGCATTTTTGCGTTAAAGACAATGATATATATTTGGGCCTGAGTGGAATCGGCAAGGTGCAAGCGGCAATGAACTTGTCTAGTTTATTAAGCAAGATTGAGATTGATTTAATCTTGATGACTGGGACTGCTGGGTCACTGGCTGCTGATGTTCACAGAGAAGACTTGCTGCTAGCTGATTCGTTTACTTATCATGATGCGCATAATACCCTGGCTGGCGATTATGTGGAAGGGCAAATTCCGGGAGAACCAGCAGAATTTAAGCTGGATTCTCCTGCTAGAGAAGATTTTAAACGTTTCTTAACTGAGGAAAATGTGCCATTTAAAGAAGGGTTAATCGTTACTGGGGATGCCTTTATTGGCTCTGATGTTCAAAAGAAGACGATTAAGCAGAAATTCCCTAATGCCTTGGCTGTAGAGATGGAAGGTGCTGCTTTTGCGCAGGTTGCCTACCACTTCAATAAGCCGCTGATTGCTTTGCGGGCAATTTCCGACAATGGCAATGACGATGCTAACGAAGATTTTGACAAATTTGCCCAAAAGGTTGGTGCTAAAGCCGCTGAACTGATTTGTGCTTATTTAAAGAAGATGAATTAAATGCAAGAAATTTATTTAGATAATGCGGCGACCACGCCAATGTCACCGCAAGTTATTGATGTCATGACCAGCGAAATGAAGAACGACTTTGGTAATGCATCAAGTACTTACGAATTGGGCCGTAAGGCGCGACACGCAATTGATCATGCGCGCAGCCAAATTGCTGCAGCAATTAATGCCGATGATAATGAAATTATTTTTACTTCCGGTGGCTCGGAGAGCAATAATACTGCTATCTTTGGCGTTGCCCACAGTCGCAAAGAGATTGGTAAGCAAATTATCACGACTAAGATTGAGCATCCGTCGGTTTTGAATCCAATGCGTCAGTTAGAGCGTGAGGGTTACGAAGTGACATACCTCAATGTTGATGAGACCGGGCATATTTCACTTGATGACCTTAAAAACGCCTTGACACCAGAAACGATTTTAGTATCAGTCATGGCCGTTAATAATGAAGTTGGTAGCATTAATCCGCTGGCAGAAATTGGCGCAATTGTCGCGGATAGTAACGCTTATTTCCATGTTGATGCGGTTCAGGGTCTTGGTAATATTGACCTTGATGTTAAGAAAATGCAGATTGATTTATTATCAACTTCAGCTCATAAAATTAATGGCCCGAAGTTTTTAGGCTTTTTATACGAAAACAAGCAAATTAATTTACCACCACTAGTTTTAGGTGGTGAGCAGGAAACTAAACGTCGGGCTGGTACTGAAAATGTGCCGGGAATTGCTGGCTTTGGTGAGGCCGTTAGTGAAATTGCCGCGATTGATAAGACTGCTTTGCAGGCCAAGTATTCGCATTGGCAAGAGATGATTTTGCAGGCACTTGACGAGGGCCATGTTCAGTATGAAGTTAATGGCGGCCGCGGTGAGCACGTATCACATCATGTTCTTAATCTGCATATCGTGGGTGTCAGCACGACGATTTTACAGGCAAACCTTGATTTGGCAGGCTTTGCCGTCTCTGGTGGTTCTGCTTGTACGGCTGGTTCTCTTGAGCCTTCGCATGTTTTGATGGCTTGTTTTGGTAAAAAGTCTCCGCGAGTTAATGAGTCAATCCGAATTTCTTTTGGGCGGTATAATACGGACGAAGAAGTGGCTGCTTTTGCACAAGAATTATGCAAAATTGCCCATAAGGTACAAAAGTGATTGCTTTTTCTAGCAAGTTAACTTATTATAAGTAAGTGAGGTAAAATTATGGCAAATACAGTTATAATTAATGGCGACCAGCGTAAATTTACACTAAGTCCCGATTTAAAACTTTATGCGTTGATTGATGCCGGTTTTGTCAAAACCGTTAAGGGCAATTTCAATTATGAGCATCCACTTTATAATGATTCTCCTTATGATGCACCAACTAAACTTAAAATGACAATTAACAAGGACATGACGCGGTTAACAATGGTGGTAACCGATCGCAGTGGCTTGCAAAAGGTAAATATTTTTAAGAACAAGCAATTAGCGCAAACTGTAGAACTGTTAGACTATATTTTAAAAGATCTCGAAGAACGTAAAATTATTGTTCCAGTAAAGGATTGATGAAAGTTGACTGAAAAGAAGACAAGAGTCGTTGTTGGCATGAGTGGCGGCGTTGATTCATCTGTGTCTGCTCTTTTATTGAAGGAGCAGGGCTATGATGTGATTGGCGTCTTTATGAAAAACTGGGATGACACTGACGATGCCGGTGTTTGTACAGTAACTGAAGATTACGATGATGTTAAAAAAGTAGCAGATCAAATCGGCATTCCATATTACTCAATTAATTTTGAAAAGGAATATTGGCACCGTGTATTTGAGTACTTTTTAAGTGAATATAAAAAGGGTAGAACACCTAATCCAGACATTATGTGTAATAGTCAAATCAAATTCAAATCATTTTTGGAATTTGCATTGAACTTAGATGCCGATTATATTGCAATGGGTCATTATGCTAAAACCGTCACGGACGAAAACGGCGTCACGCACATGATGCGGCCAAAAGATGGCAATAAGGACCAAACTTACTTTTTAAGTCAACTAAGTCAAGAACAAATTAGCAAGGTGATTTTTCCACTAGCTAATTTGACAAAACCGCAGGTACGCGAAATCGCAATTAAGGCAGGATTAGCAACTGCTAAAAAGAAGGATTCGACTGGGATTTGTTTTATTGGTGAACGTAATTTCCGTAAATTCTTAAGCGAATTTTTACCAGCCAAGTCAGGTAAGATGGTTACCGCAGATGGCAAGGTTGTTGGCGAGCATGCCGGCTTAATGTATTACACAATTGGTCAGCGGTCAGGCTTGGGTCTTGGCTCAACCAAGGAGTCAACTGATCCGTGGTTTGTTGTTGGTAAGGACTTAGCAAAGAATGAATTAATTGTTGAACAGGGTTACGATAGTGAACTGCTGTATGCTACTAAATTAGAAGCTAGCGGCATGTCATTCTTTACTGGTCAGCCAGACCATGATTTCAAAATTCATTGTAGCGCCAAGTTCCGCTACCGCCAGTGTGATGTTGGCGTGACGGTTGAATATCACGCAGAACAAAACACTGCTACAGTATACTTTGATGAGCCGGCTCGCGCAGTAACACCCGGTCAGGCACTCGTCCTTTACAACGGTGAGGAATGCCTCGGTGGTGGGAATATTGATGCCGCATACCAGGAAGAGAAGCAATTACAATTAGTTTAATTTGATCTAAAAAAGGAAAGCATAATTTGCTTTTCTTTTTTTGTTTTGCTCTCATTAAATGATAAACTAGACAAGTAACAGCAATAGAAAAGAGATAAAATTACTGATGCAGATTTATTTTGTACGGCATGGAAAAACAGAGTGGAATCTTGAAGAACGGTTTCAAGGAGGACATGGGGACTCCCCGCTATTGTCGCAAAGTTTAATTGATATTAAAAAGTTGGGTCAGCACCTAAAAAATACTAAATTTAGGGCAATTTATGCTAGTCCGCTAAAGCGGGCCTTTGATACGGCGCAAGGAATTGATGATGCAATGAATGCTGAATTACCGGTGATTATTGATGAACGCCTGCGTGAATTTAACTTAGGTAAAATGGAAGGCATGCAATTTAAGGCAGCCGAACAAAAGTATCCTACACAAGTTGATGACTTGTGGCATCATCCTGAGCGCTATGAGGGGCATCAGATTAGTGGTGAAAATTACCCTGAAGTGATTGCTCGTGGTCAAAGTTTTGCCCGTGAAGTTGCGCAGAAATTTTCTAATCCAGATGATAAAGTTTTGGCAGTTAGTCATGGTGCTGCTTTGTCAGCAATTATGGGTGG
Coding sequences within it:
- the mnmA gene encoding tRNA 2-thiouridine(34) synthase MnmA, with translation MSGGVDSSVSALLLKEQGYDVIGVFMKNWDDTDDAGVCTVTEDYDDVKKVADQIGIPYYSINFEKEYWHRVFEYFLSEYKKGRTPNPDIMCNSQIKFKSFLEFALNLDADYIAMGHYAKTVTDENGVTHMMRPKDGNKDQTYFLSQLSQEQISKVIFPLANLTKPQVREIAIKAGLATAKKKDSTGICFIGERNFRKFLSEFLPAKSGKMVTADGKVVGEHAGLMYYTIGQRSGLGLGSTKESTDPWFVVGKDLAKNELIVEQGYDSELLYATKLEASGMSFFTGQPDHDFKIHCSAKFRYRQCDVGVTVEYHAEQNTATVYFDEPARAVTPGQALVLYNGEECLGGGNIDAAYQEEKQLQLV
- a CDS encoding NUDIX hydrolase, whose amino-acid sequence is MDLIETEISSKQIFKGRIVDLAVRTIKLPNGASATREVVNHQPAAAVIAVNSKQEMLLVEQWREPIKELTLEIPAGLIDETDASPLDAMKRELNEEGGYRADYWEKVAEFYSSPGFTNEKLHLFYCDTLTKLTDKRPLDTDEFLTSHWYNLADLKQLSAQGKIVDAKTLYAMSVWENMLLTGEKAKE
- a CDS encoding YlmH/Sll1252 family protein, which encodes MMKRQASSFYPHFDSEEKSTVDKMVGFFNQVIFKHEAILTDFLDPAQRDILKTVAGGDLLVQEFGGYTDAEKKRVYLSEDWVNLMPADYQVTACEIYYPSKFTQLTHSSILGTLANSGVETDTFGDIITDGAGKWQFFIKTELLDFFTQQIDRIGHTQVKVRSVLPKEILVPEDDSQIVPLIVASLRIDAVLAGISKNSRGQLKDAINANLVKLNWHGVKDSNIIVKVGDVLSLRHFGRSQIMDITTTKKGKYRVVLKLWQTKKHKQKD
- a CDS encoding YggT family protein, whose product is MLTIISYILSAVNWLIWLYSIIMVIDAILSWVPFLRDSAVGRILNRIIDPYLNIFRKGPVQRLSYATGLDLSFLLGLLVLYFVQDYALNWLANILFRVLG
- a CDS encoding 5'-methylthioadenosine/adenosylhomocysteine nucleosidase yields the protein MKIAIIVPMAIEAEYYRKNFHSGNKEMFGSTVFEHFCVKDNDIYLGLSGIGKVQAAMNLSSLLSKIEIDLILMTGTAGSLAADVHREDLLLADSFTYHDAHNTLAGDYVEGQIPGEPAEFKLDSPAREDFKRFLTEENVPFKEGLIVTGDAFIGSDVQKKTIKQKFPNALAVEMEGAAFAQVAYHFNKPLIALRAISDNGNDDANEDFDKFAQKVGAKAAELICAYLKKMN
- a CDS encoding DivIVA domain-containing protein; its protein translation is MADKKTQAKRLTPMDIHNQEFKKRGLNGYDRREVDSFLDQVVDDYGDALDQTVDLKNNIVSLKDQVAKLQTQINQYQQTKEDAEQAVVRAQEQAQKIIQNATQQAAINTDYEKQQQKTINNDYERLKKEIAGYRNHLQDLLQTAIDNLSDEKWQKALDKYFSTERFYPPDGSEPITLVDDDEDMDDDEELDELDNDDEDDVNFEEDIEEDQDPDDPDRPQPMTGDSPSHETVNQQTSNLSDNGSGPTIVFPDDYKDHN
- the ftsZ gene encoding cell division protein FtsZ, giving the protein MDFTFDSDDNKNAVIKVIGVGGAGGNAVNRMIDDGVQGVSFVAANTDVQALNSNKAETKIQLGPKLTRGLGAGSHPEVGQKAAEESEQTIEDALKGADMIFITAGMGGGTGTGAAPIVAKIARETGALTVGVVTRPFTFEGPKRSKNATEGIAQLKQYVDTLVIIANNRLLEMVDKKTPMMDAFKEADNVLKQGVQGISDLITSTDYVNLDFADVKTVMANQGAALMGIGRASGENRTVEATKLAISSPLLEVSIDGAKQVLLNITGGPDLTLFEAQDASEIVSKAAGDDVNIIFGTSINPNLGDEVVVTVIATGISSQAEEEASKQLPGRSHQVKAQQSSDITREKAEPQNQQVMNHEQTAEQTQVKSAPKHEPMVDPTSVWGLNNDSHEARRSTPNISQNDGFNSFDDDDQSSISQIETSAQDDDTDDIPFFRHRGEN
- the ileS gene encoding isoleucine--tRNA ligase, translating into MRVKDTLNLGKTKFKMRGNLPVREAQWQKEWEENKLYEQRLKLNEGKPRFDLHDGPPFANGNIHMGHAMNKVSKDIIVRYKNMDGYYAPYVPGWDTHGLPIEQQLAKQGIDRKTMDRAEYRKLCEEFARKEIKKQMEDFKRLGVMGDWDHPYITLQPEYEAEEIRVFGKMYEKGYIYKGKKPVYWSPSSESTLAEAEVEYHDIKSPSIYVAFPVKDGKGILDSKDTYFLIWTTTPWTIPTNQGITVNPKFDYSVVQVGAKRYVVGTDRLEAVAKDLDWTDYQVVQHMQGTDMDRMVAKHPLYDQDSLLMNALHVTSSDGTGLVHTASGFGEDDYNVAQKYGLPVFSPMDNKGCFTSEIPDPDLVGMFYNDANKVVSEKLKKSGNLLKLSFFTHSYPHDWRTKKPVIYRATTQWFASIKKCREQILEQIDQVNFTPSWGKLRLHNMIKDRGDWVISRQRAWGVPLPIFYAEDDTPIVTPETIEHVAQIFAKEGSNAWYTHTAKELLPEGFTSEHSPNGEFRKETDILDVWFDSGSSHQAVMAYRKDLRFPADLYLEGSDQYRGWFNSSLITAVAATGQAPYKGILSQGFVLDDKGHKMSKSLGNVISPNDVIKQMGAEIIRLWVASVDTTSDVAVSQDILRQTSESYRKIRNTFRYMLANTSDFDPSNNRVAYKDMNSIDQYMEVRLNDLVKECLDSYDRYDFNNVYKKVFAFISNDLSAFYLDFAKDVLYIESEDGLARRSMQTVIYDAAVKLAKILTPILPHTMEEIWSFLKEPEDYIQLANMPEVEDFANREELLDNWKHFMHLRDDVLKALEEARDKKLIGKSFEAAVTIYPTEETKTVLNELDANFRQILIVSKLTIADGEAPAEAEQLPNAAIVVEHAAGEVCPRCRMIKTDIGNDADLPLLCARCAAIVKEDHPEAVQEGLEE
- a CDS encoding DUF1831 domain-containing protein, which produces MANTVIINGDQRKFTLSPDLKLYALIDAGFVKTVKGNFNYEHPLYNDSPYDAPTKLKMTINKDMTRLTMVVTDRSGLQKVNIFKNKQLAQTVELLDYILKDLEERKIIVPVKD
- the sepF gene encoding cell division protein SepF yields the protein MAFSKIGKFFGISDEDDDMLDGEEYLDDQEIDNDTIPANTIDHDKVVSIKSGMNAAKSKIVLYEPRVYSDAKDVAQNLLNNKAVIINFSRMEDTSARRIVDFITGTVYALNGEIQRIGDKIFLATPPKFVTNGKISELVDKKDNLS
- a CDS encoding cysteine desulfurase family protein — translated: MQEIYLDNAATTPMSPQVIDVMTSEMKNDFGNASSTYELGRKARHAIDHARSQIAAAINADDNEIIFTSGGSESNNTAIFGVAHSRKEIGKQIITTKIEHPSVLNPMRQLEREGYEVTYLNVDETGHISLDDLKNALTPETILVSVMAVNNEVGSINPLAEIGAIVADSNAYFHVDAVQGLGNIDLDVKKMQIDLLSTSAHKINGPKFLGFLYENKQINLPPLVLGGEQETKRRAGTENVPGIAGFGEAVSEIAAIDKTALQAKYSHWQEMILQALDEGHVQYEVNGGRGEHVSHHVLNLHIVGVSTTILQANLDLAGFAVSGGSACTAGSLEPSHVLMACFGKKSPRVNESIRISFGRYNTDEEVAAFAQELCKIAHKVQK
- a CDS encoding cold shock domain-containing protein — encoded protein: MRLGTVKQFDHDSSFGFIEDDENHKSYFVFYTAIKEEGYRRLQVGQKVKYQLAQGKNGLQCVNVYLADTQESE